The DNA sequence AAGAAAACGAGCACTCTTCGGGGAGTGCAAATGGAGAAAGCGGGCGCAGGACGGGGAGAAGCTCCTTAAAGAACTAAAGGAGAAGGTGGAATTAACGGGCTGGAAGGGTGAAGTTCACTACCTCATCATCGCGAGAAAGCTCAAGAACATACCGGAAAACGTTATAGTCCTCGATGAAGAGAAAATCAAAAACCTGCTGGAGGGTGGAAGATGAACCGCGACGAACTCGTTGCCTTCCTCGACGATTACCTCCAGGTTTCGGCCTACTCTGACAAGTCCAGCAACGGCCTCCAGATCGAAGGAAAGGAAGAAGTCGAGCGCGTTGCATTTGCCGTTGATACAACGCTGAGAACAATCGGAATGGCCGCTAAAGGGAAGACCGACATGCTGGTTGTGCACCACGGCATGATATGGGGCGGGTTGAACTACGTAACGGGGATACACTACAAGCGCTTAAAGGCCCTTTTCGAGAACGGGATAAACCTCTACGTTGCCCACCTCCCACTGGATGCCCACCCAGAGGTCGGGAACAACGTTGGACTTTTGAGGCTCCTCGACCTTGAGCCAAAGGGCCCCTTCGGAGAGTACAAGGGCCTCTCCATAGGCTTCTGGGGGGAGTTTAAGGAGGCACAGCCAATCGAGAAGGTGGCCCAGATAATAGCGGAGAAGCTCGATACGACCGTTAAGACCTACGAGTTCGGGAAGCGCGAGATTAAAACCGTTGGAGCGGTCAGTGGGGCCGGGGCGTTCGCACTTGAAGAGGCGTGGAGGAAGGGGATTGACCTGCTCATAACCGGTGAGTTTGGCCACGCGGATTATCTGACGGCGATCGACCTTCCCCAGAGCGTCCTCGTTGCGGGCCACTACAAGACTGAGACGCTGGGCGTTAAGGCCCTCATGGAGCTTTTGAAGGAGCGCTTTGGGCTTGACGTGTTCTTCATAGACGAGCCGACAGGGCTTTGAGCTCCCCCATAACTTCTTTTTCTTTCAAAATCCTCAACACCATTCCAATTTCGTCGGCGTAGTCCATAATCCAGCCCGGCTTTGAGTTGAGGTTGGAAACTACCCAGAGCTCGGAAAAGCCGGCTCGGTGAGCCTTGACAACGTCGTAGAGAAGCCTCTGAGGAAACCACTTGAAAGATGCCTCCAGCTCGATGGCGAGGAGCTTCTCTCCATCCTTAAGAATCGCAACGTCTATCCTCGTGCCGTCTCCTGTCCTGTACTCGGGAACGGCCTTCAGGCCAAGTTGCTCTGAGAGCGCGATGATTTCCCGCGTTAGGGTTTTGACCTTGATTTTGGACACCTAATAAAAAAGGAGAGTTGGGGTTAAAAACTACTCGACGAGTTTCAGGAATATTTCCTCTAGGCTTGGCTCTTTGACCTGCATGGTGAGTATTTTCGCCCCCTGCAAAGCCACGAGATCATGCAACTCCTCCCTAACATCCTCAGGAGCAACGACACGATATTTGTTCTCACCAAGGGGAGTCACGTTCCATTTAGCGGAACTCCAATCTACGGGCCTGTTTGTCTCAATGATTATTGTGTAACCCGCTTTCCTCAGGAACTCGCGCTTAATGTTCTCAATGCTGTCCTCTAATCGGAGTTTGCCTCTGACAATCACTCCAACAGTATCGCAGACCTCTTCCACGTGAGCCAGAATGTGGCTTGAGAAGAAGACAGTTTTGCCGGCCTTTCTCTGCTCCCTAATAATCTCCTTGAACTCTGCAATGCCCTTGGGGTCAAGACCGCTCATCGGCTCGTCGAGGATCAAAAGCTCGGGGTCATTGATCAAGGCCTGAGCGAGGAGGAGCCTCTGTCTCATTCCCTTCGAGAACTTGCCCACCTTCTTGTTCCTTACATCCTTGAGACCGACGAGGTCAAGGAGCTCGTTAATCCTCCTCCCCCTCTCGGCCTTCGGGATTTTAAACGCATCAGCGATTATATCCAGCGTTTGAGCTGGCGTTAGGAAATCCCAAAGAGTGGCGTTCTCGGGCATGTAACCAATTCTGGCCTTAACCTTGACTAGTTTAGCCTCGTTAAACTCCCCGTCCCTGAAGACCTCCTCGCCGAAAAGCTCTATTCTCCCCTCCTGAGGAAAGATGAGGCCAAGGGTGCTGAGAATCGTCGTGCTCTTGCCTGCACCGTTTGGGCCGAGGAAACCGTAAACCTGACCCGACTTAACCTCAAGATTCAATCCATCCAAGGCCCTAACGTCCTTGTAAACCTTAACGAGGTTCTCAATCCTGAGCATCACCATCACCTCAAGTCCATCCTCCTGAACCTGATGAGGGCCAGCACGAGGTAAACGGGGATAAGACCCGCTATAACTCCAGTTTGAGCTGGATTCTGTGAGAGGGCATGCTTAACCCCAAGGTATTCGACGGTATACGTGCCGTCGGGGCTGAACTTCGTCGTTTCCACGTCTTTGATAACGTCCAGCATGAGCACCTGCGGGACGTAGAAGAGGTACTTCAGGTGATACTCCCTGTAAAGCTCGTCGAGGCGCTCCTGATAGGCCGTTCTCTGCTCGGGGGAGAGCTTCGCGAAGTCTCCCCTCTCGTGGAGCCCGAACTCCTTATCGACCCTGTCCTCCGCCCATCTATCAACGATCTGAGGGGCCACAAGACCCGTGAGGAAAAATATAACAAGAGCCAGCCCCAAAGCGGTGTTGGAGGAGCGGACGAAGGTCGAAATGAGTAAACCCAGCGCTAAAAGCTGGAGCATGGCCAGGAGAACCAAACCGTTGGCCAGCGTAAGGTCCGAGACGAGTTTTCCGCTGAGGGAGAGGCCGTAATGCTCTGTTATGGCAAAGGAGAGAAGAGTTGCGAAGACCATCGCAACCACTATGCTGACGCTCTGGCCAAGGAACTTGCCGAGCAGGTAGGAAACCCTACCAAGGGGCTTGCTTAAGGCCACCCTGATGGTTCCGTTTTCAAGGTCGGAGTTAATCCCCGTCGCTCCAGCCATGAGGGCGTATACTCCTATGAAGAGGAACGCACTGACGGCTATGTAGCCGATTAGGCTCGTCAGGAGGACTCCCTGGGGATCAGAGGCCCCTTCGAGGTTGTCCTTTACCTCCCTGAAGGCCATTGCGTAGATCAGCAAAATCAAAACCAGTATCAGCCAGAACTTCTTCGTTCGAAGGCCTTTCTTCATCTCAAGCTCAAACCCCCACATGCTATCACCTCAGGTCTGCTCTCCTAAACCTTAGCCACGTAATGGTCAAGTAAGCAAACGTTGGAATGATCAGCATGCCCAGGTTACTTTCATGGTTTAAAATCTTATCTATCCCAGCAGGAGGAAGATTGCGCTTCTGAGAGAGCGCAGAGCTAAGGGCAACGTACTGAACCGAGGGAGCTGGGACGTACAGTGCCCTCCGGGCGAGCTCTCCCGAGTGCCCAAACGTAGTTACAAAGGCTATTGGGACTACAAAGCCCAGCAAGAAGGCGAGAACCAGCGAGAGGAGAAGTGCCTTTCTCCCCCTCATGAAGGCCGAGAGAAGGTAGCCGAGGGCCAGATACTGGAGGAGCGAGAGGAAAAGGAGGGAACCAAAGGCAAGGCCGAGTTCGAGGGTTCTACCTAAGGGAGCACCTAAGTGCAGGGCGTAGGCAACGATAAGGGCCGCGTAGAAAGCAGTTCCAATGAAGACCGCGAGGGTATCGCTGAGGAGCGTTCCCAGGAAAAAGTCTCTCCTCTTCATCGGCTTGCTCAGGAGAACCCTGACGGTGCCGTTCTCAATTGCCGAGCCGATCGAGAGCGCCCCGAAGGGCAGAACCACGAAGGGCAAGAAAACGCCGTTCAGGGCCGAGATTACGGCATTCAAAAGGCCCGGAATACCGAAATCTGAGTGGTAATCCCCGAGCATGGTAAAGTTAAAGAATGCTGTCATGGTGGTCAGAGCGAGGAAAGCAATGAAGCGCCTGCTCTGAAGGCTCAGCCCGAGGAAAACGCCGTAAAGCCCGCGGGGGGAGAAGGAAAAACCAGGGACAGCAATAGACTCAGGACCCCTCAACTCCCTCCTCCGGAAGGCTTCCATCCCGACGAGCGACAGAAGAACGAAAACAGCCAAAAGTTGTCCAACGGCCTTATGGGAGACAGAAACGCTCTCGCCGATTGAAACAGCCCTCTCAAGGTAAACCGTCGGAATGAACGAGTAATCGGATTTTCCGAGGAGAAGGAGAACAACGAACGCCCCAAGCCCGAGGAAGACCCCGGAATCTCGGGAAGTAGCGAGGGGGATTAGGAGCAGGGCGATTCCAACAACGCCGACCAGCGAGAGCGAAAGGGCAAGGGAGCCTACGAGATAGTCTTTAACTTCGAAGCTGTGGGCTAGCATTGCAAGCGCTCCCGAGAGTGCAATCCCTAGGGTGAAAATTAGAGCAAGCTTTAACCCCTCGAAGGCCCAGCTTAGGAAATAGCGCCTCCTCGTGAGGGGCTTTGAGACCATCAAGATGACGCTCCCCCTCTCGAAGTCCGAGCCGAAGCGCGGGAGGAGAATTATTAACAGGACTGGTATGAAGAGGAACTTGATGAAATTCGGAAGCCATTTGACGAGCAAGTCGGCGGTTATCAGGTGACCGAGCACTTCGGAGGATATGTTGGGATAGTGAGTGGTAAATCTGGAAACGTCTATCTCGACCGCTATGGCCGGGAAGAGGAACATTACAAAGATTGTAGAGGAGTTTACTTGTTTTTTCACAGTACCACCCTCCGAGAGCTAGCTAATAATTTAAATAATAAACCTGCTCCACAAAGAAATAATAAAAAAGCGAGTGTGTCAAATATCAATCACTTGGCAATCAGGATCTCCTCCCCAGTCCCAGAAGCATCCGGTGTCTGTCATCTCACAGCCTTCTCCAAATGCACACTCAATGTAGCAGTTGTCACTGTTGCAGTTGTCACTAGTTATGCATAGAGGTTCAATTGGATTGATATTCTTGGTTAACTTCTTGAACATTTTCTTTCACCTCCTTATACATCTATAATTGTACACGGGCTTTCTGAGGTGCAAATATCTATCAACAGACAACTTAGGTCTCTAGAACCACAGTCAATATCAACAAAGCACTGTGGCTCCACCGGGTTGCCACCTGCGTTCAACTTCTTAAACACCTGCTATCACCTCCTTTGGTTTTTGGGTTTTGGCCTCATCGGACTCCTCGGCCCTCACCCCTCCCAGGGGTGAGCGTGAGAAGACCTTATTCAACCAGTCTTCGTCAAGATTCGAGTAAAGCCAGGAACCCCACCTCACGAGAGCAAACATATAGGAGCAGTGGAACTCGTCGGGGAGAAACACGTCACCGTTGTAGTAGTGGTTGTTGTATATACAGCCACCGCCGCAGTAAGCCCTTATCGGGCAGCTCGAACACTTTGGTCTCTTGTCCACAGTATGGTGAAGGATCTTCTGAATGAACTCGTTCTCCCACCTGAAATCATCAACGTGACCAACCACAAATTTTTCCATTCCAACGAACCTGTGGCAGGGATACATCTTCCCGTCCGCCGAAACCCCGAAGTAGCTCCTGGCAACACCACAGGGATAATGGCGGTAGGTGCCGGAGTAAATCATGTGAACCATCTCACGGAGCTTTGTGTAAACGATTCCTTTCTCCTTGTAGTGTTCAAGCTCGTCCTTCGCTATCTTTTCGAGGGCAGATTCAACGAGTTTAGCATGCTTCTCAGTCAGTGGTGTACTTGTGGTAGCTGGCTCAAGATGAACGCTCCTGAAACCAAAATCAACGAAGAATCTGTAAATCTCATAGTATCTATCAAGCTGCTCTGGCAGAACCGTTGCGCGGATGCTAACCTTAACGCCACGCTCAAGCATCTTCTCTGCATTCCTCGCTACAACATCAAAGGTTGGATATCCCCCACGTAGAGGTCTGTTGTTATTTTGAATGTCTCTAGGGCCATCAAAGCTTAGAGTCACCGTGAAGTTGTTCTCAAGGAAAAAGTCAATGACCTTCTCTGTGACGAGATAACCGTTGGTTGTTATGCTGAAGGTAACAACTTTATCGTGTTCTTTAGCCTTCTCTTTTGCATATTGAACCAGCTCCCGAATCAGCGGAAAGTTCAACAAAGGTTCGCCACCAAAGAACTGAATGTTAACGACCTTCTTCCCCTCTCTCATTAGCAGGTCAATGGCCTTTTTAGCAACTTCTGGACTCATTCTAGTATTGGGAGTGTGGTAAGTACCGCCATCACCATAACAGTAAACACAAGCAAAGTTGCAGTCTTCCATGACGTTAAGGGAAATGGACGAAATCTTGGATTTTATGATTCCGAGATATGGCTTTACGGGTGGCTTAGATTCATAGAATACGCGACGGAGATCTTCATCAGATTTAATCTCCTTTATCAAAGAATCCCAGTCAGATGTAGAGTATTCCTTTACAAAACGATCCTTGCCATCACCCCAGCCCAACTCTGCCACAAACCTGCAGAAGTCATAGGTTTTCTTATCGACCTCAAATAGGGTTCCTGTAGGTGAATGCAGAACAAAGTACTTGCCACCAACGTGGAAGGTGTGCAATTCCGGTCTCACGTCACCAGACATTGTACTCTAACACCTCCGAAAAAAAAAACTGTAGTTAATGTTTATAAGATTTTCTATTCATTTGTAAAACAATAGAGTATTAAAGTTTTTCTACTCTATCAAAACGACCAAAAATAATCAAAAACACATCCCCAAGTGATAGTTCTTCAACTCTAATCTGCATGGCACCCTTTGAGGATAAAACCCTCACGAACTCATCCACCTCATTGATTTTAAGATAGGCCGTGACATGAGTGTAGTTCCCTTTGGTAAGACACCGAGCCATATGCCATCTGTTGCATTCAACTTTTCCCTTCACAATCGCACTGACCTTTTTATCAACTGGAACCCTGAGCTTCCTGCTTATCTCCTCAGGCTTTCCCTCAAGGATGGGCCTCTTGTTGAAGAGTAGAACCCTGTCACTCAGCTTCTCTGCCTCCTGAAGGTCGTGGGTGGTGAGGATAACAGTCGTTCCAAAGTCCTGAACGAGGGTCATTATTGCGTCATGTATCTCGCTCTTGGTTATCACATCGAGAAAAACCGTCGGCTCGTCGAGTATGAGGTACTTCGGCCTGACCACTAGTGCGGAGGCGATGTAAACCTTCTGCTTCATTCCGGCCGAGAGCTTCTGGTACCATTCGTTCCTCTTCTCCCACAGGTTCAGCAGTTTGAGGGCGTACTCTATGCGTTCCCCCATCTCAGCCTCGGGAACCTTCCACAGCCTCGCGATGAACTGAAGGTTCCTGTAAACGCTCAGGCGCCACTGGAATACCCCCCACATGTCCCTCTCGCCAGTGAAAACCGTGAACATCTCCCTCGCAACTTTGCCGTGCTCCCTAAAGCTGTCGTGGCCGTCGATGAGCAGTTTTCCAGAACTCGGCTCAAGCAGGCCGTTGGCGATTTTACAGAGGGTCGTCTTTCCCGCACCGTTGGGACCGAGGAGGCCGAATATCTCCCCCTCCCTCACCTGAAAGCTAAGATTCACGAGGGCCGGAATCTCCTCCCTGGGTCTTCCGAGAAAATCACGGAGACTGTCCAGATCGAAGAAGCCCCCAAAAGGAGGTGGATAGTACTTGGTCAGGTTAACTGCCTCAATCATCCAACCACCTCACACGTGACCCAATGTGCCAAGCTGCATCGCCTTTCTAACGCCCCACCTAAACGTGGCGATTCCTACTAAAAACATAATACCGGTAGTTAGGATAAGGTTCACAAAACTCGGCCAGATTTGAGACACTGAATAGCCCCCGCCCATCGTCAGCCTGGCCATCTCAAGAATGTACCTCTCGGGGTGTATCTTGGAAATAGGCTGGAGCCACCAGGGGAGCGCGTCGGGCGGGAAGTAAAGACCGCTCACGAGCTGGGAGGTGAGGTTGAGGAACCAGTTTACAGGATCCTGCCTCGCTTTAGTGGCAGTCCGAAAGCCCGCCGAAAAAAGTTCGAGGGCAAATGTGAGGGTGAAGCCAGCAAGGATAACTAGCAGGGCACCGAGGTTGAGGTGAATAACTAAGCCGTAGAAGAGAACGAAGACTACCGTTATTAGGCCCATTATCATAAGGCTCCAGACGACATTCCAGGCATTTATTCCTACAAAGACCGCTACCATTCCAGCGGGGGAGGCATATAGCATCGGAAAGCTCCTCCCAATCAGGAGCTTGGAAAGGCTACCGCGCGGAAGGAATATTATGTTGTGCACGATGAAGCCTATCAGAAAGAACTGAAGGAAAGAGTTAGTTCCGTACTGCTCGATGTTCGCGTTTATGGTCACCAAACTGGCGAATATTCCCATGACTGCAACCTGGATTAGAAGGCCTATCAGGTAGCTTACCACGTCCCAGCGGTAGCTGAAAAAGACCTCTCTCTGAACATTGAAGAACTCCCGGACTATTTTAACACCGTCCCTCATTCCAACCAGTCAACGTTAGAATAGAGAATTTAAAAGAATATCGCATATCTACCTCGCTCTATTGGTGGGCAAGGCTTTCAGAAAAAATGTAAATTCGCAGGCAATCAGCCGAGCCTCTTCTTCACCTCTTCAATGGCTTCCTCAGCTTTCAGCGGGTTCTTTATCCTTCCCTGGGCAAGCTCTTTCCTTCCGCCGCCACCGCCGCCTGCAACGGAGGTTATTACTCTAGCGAGCTCTCCCGCTTTGAGGTCAAGGCCATCGCCAACTGCAACGACGAAGTGGCCCTCTCTGGTGATGAGAACTACCACGCGCTTATCTTTCCTGAGCTTGTTTGCAGCTTCACGGAGGTCATCTATTGTTCTCCCGACCACCTTGCCGATGAACTCTATTTCGCCAACCCTCTCGACTTCATTCTCAAGCTCATAGACGAGGAGCTTCGCCAGCTCTTTCCTCAGCTTCTCGGCTTCTTTCTTGGCCTGCTTCCACTCGTTAAAGAACCTCTCCGCCGTCTCCGGAACTTTCTCCGGGGGAACGCGGAATATCTCGGCGGTCTTCTTGAGTATTCTCTCGGTCTCCTGCATCCAGTTTACGGCAGCTTCTCCAGCGGCAAAGATAATCCTCTCCACGCCATCCTGTATGCGCTCCGTCCTCAGAATCTTTATCGGCCCGATAAGGCCGGTGTTGGGCAGATGCGTTCCACCACAGGCCTGAACGTCCCAGTCCTCTATCCTGAGAACCCTGATAACCCTTCCGGGGACGACTCCACCCTGATATAAGCGGAAGCCGTACTTCTGCTCCGCCTCCGTCCTCGGGAGCCACTCCCAAGTGACCTTCCTGTTCTCCATCACAACTCTGTTGGAAAGGCGCTCTATCTCCCTCAGCTCCTCCTCGGTTATGCGCTTGTAGTGGGATATATCTAGGCGGGCCCAGTCGGTGTGGAGCTGTGAACCGGCCTGCCAGACGTGTTTTCCGAGAACCCTGACGAGTGCGCCCATAAGGACGTGGGTTCCGGTGTGGTGACGCATGTGCTGGATTCTCCTGTCCCAGTTGAGCCTTCCGTGAACCTTAGTCCCTTCCTTGAAGAGCTCCGGTCTCTCGACTTTGTGCAGGATGACCTTTCCGACCTTCTGGACGTTTGTGACCTTGACTTCCTCACCGTTGACAACCAGAACACCGGTGTCGTAGGGCTGGCCTCCACCTTCCGGATAGAAGGCCGTCTTATCCAACACGACCCAATCATCGATTACCCTGAGGACATTAGCATCGAACTCCTTCATGAAAGGGTCCTCGTAGTAGAGCGTCCTCGTGTCGGGTAAATCCTTGACTAGTTCGAAGTCCACCACATATTCTCCTGCCGTCTTTTTCTCGGTCTTCTCGGCCTGCTTGGCGACGAGAGTGTAGAAGTTGTCGGGTATGTGAACCTTGATTCCCTCCTTCTGAGCAACCTCAGCCACTATCTCAGGGGTTAAGCCGTGGCTCTCGTAGAATAGAATGAGCTTCTCCAGCGGGAGCTCGTTAATTCCCCTCTTCTTGAGCTTCGCTATCTCGCGCTTCACAAGGTCGCTTCCCCTCTTCAGCGTATCCTGGTAGCGCTTCTCCTCGACGTTGATTATGTCAAGGATTACATCCTCCATCTCCTTGAACTCGGGGAACGTTGGCGAGAGCTCCTTTATGTGCATCGCAACTATCTCGCTCAGCGGAATCTCAAGGCCGAGCTCTCTAAGATGTCTTATGCTCTTCCTTATGAGGAGCCTTGCGAGATAACCCGCTTTGACGTTTGAGGGGATCACCCCATCAGCGAGCATAAAGGTTAAAGCTTTGGTATGGTCCGCTATGGCGTAGATGAGCTCGTAGGGCCTCACAGCTTTCTCAAGCTCCTCGACGCTTATGCCAACGCGCTTTGCCACCTGCTCCCTCAGATAGCGCAAATCCCCCATGTCCTCGATGTCAAACATCCCAGCTAATCTGGAGTTCTCCATCAGGATTCTCCCGTCTATCTTCTCCACACCGGCCATCTTCTTGAGGGGTTCAATGACGTAGCCTAAGACAGCGTCGTAAGCCGTTGGAGTGCCATGGCTCATCCATACTAAACGCTCAAGACCGTAGCCGGTGTCGACGACCTTTGTCTCCATCGGAACGTACTTTTCACCCTTTATCTCAACCACCTGGCTCGGGTCGGCGTTTTCTGGGGCCTTCTTGTACTGCATGAAGACGAGCGTAGCCACCTCAAGACCGCGGTAGAGCACCTCGAAAGCCGGACCAGCGTTTCCTCCGCCGGCCCACGGGTTTTCCTTGAAGGTTATGTCCTCTGCCTTCATTTTGAGCTCCTTGGTGAAGAACTCAAAAGCTAATTCAACAGTCTCGTCCATCCAGTATATCGGCTTGCCCGGGTAGTTGAAGGCATGATGCGCCATCATCTCGAATATCGTGAAGTGCCTGCCGGTTATTCCGACGTTGTCTATATCCGTAAACCTTATCGAGGGCTGGCTTATGGTGAGCGGGTTTGCAGGTGGGTCTGCTTCACCGCTTATGACCCAGGGCTGGAAGTCCATTATGCTGGCTCCAACGAGTAAAACATCGTCCCTCCATCTCGGCAGAACCGGGTAGCGCTTAACCCTACCATGACCGTGCTTCTCGAAGAAGCTCAGGAACTTTTCACGCATCTCATCTAGGGTGTACTTCTTCGGTATCCCGGGCTTTCCTATGAACTGATACTCGTCACAGGGCGGGTCTCCACAGGTCTCTCTCTCGGGATCGAGCGTCCAGAAGTACTTGCCACACTTCGGACAGCGCTTCCTAATCCATCCCTCTTCCCTAAACATCCTGGTAGTCATGTCCATGCTCATGAGAACCACCACCTTTTCCAGTTAAAACTAAGAACAGGGAGAACCTAATTAAGGTTTTCTAATCCCTTATGTCCGGTCCAAGGTCAAGGTCAACATCTTCGAACTTCTCCCCGTCAACCACAACAACCGGGAGGTTCAACCTCTTAAGGAGTTCCAGTATGGCGTCCTGTCTGCGCTTGAGCATCTCAACCTTGTGCCTCAGGTTCGCGTTTTCGACGCTCAGGTCGGTGGCTTCCTCAACCTTCATCCTAAGCTGCATCCTGAGCTCAATAAGTTCATCCTCAAGCTCCCTGATGGAGCGTTCGAGCCTGTCTATCTCCTCTATGTATTCCCGACACAGCCTTTCCTTTATCATACCGGTCAGCCCCGCGAAACATCCTCATCAATCAGGGGGCTCCAGACTCATCATCCCAACCGGGTTCTTATGGAGTCATTTATACTTTGCCCCACAAAACCTTTAAAAACTCGCGTGCTATGATGAG is a window from the Thermococcus sp. genome containing:
- a CDS encoding ABC transporter permease; this encodes MRDGVKIVREFFNVQREVFFSYRWDVVSYLIGLLIQVAVMGIFASLVTINANIEQYGTNSFLQFFLIGFIVHNIIFLPRGSLSKLLIGRSFPMLYASPAGMVAVFVGINAWNVVWSLMIMGLITVVFVLFYGLVIHLNLGALLVILAGFTLTFALELFSAGFRTATKARQDPVNWFLNLTSQLVSGLYFPPDALPWWLQPISKIHPERYILEMARLTMGGGYSVSQIWPSFVNLILTTGIMFLVGIATFRWGVRKAMQLGTLGHV
- a CDS encoding ABC transporter permease subunit: MWGFELEMKKGLRTKKFWLILVLILLIYAMAFREVKDNLEGASDPQGVLLTSLIGYIAVSAFLFIGVYALMAGATGINSDLENGTIRVALSKPLGRVSYLLGKFLGQSVSIVVAMVFATLLSFAITEHYGLSLSGKLVSDLTLANGLVLLAMLQLLALGLLISTFVRSSNTALGLALVIFFLTGLVAPQIVDRWAEDRVDKEFGLHERGDFAKLSPEQRTAYQERLDELYREYHLKYLFYVPQVLMLDVIKDVETTKFSPDGTYTVEYLGVKHALSQNPAQTGVIAGLIPVYLVLALIRFRRMDLR
- a CDS encoding ABC transporter permease subunit — protein: MKKQVNSSTIFVMFLFPAIAVEIDVSRFTTHYPNISSEVLGHLITADLLVKWLPNFIKFLFIPVLLIILLPRFGSDFERGSVILMVSKPLTRRRYFLSWAFEGLKLALIFTLGIALSGALAMLAHSFEVKDYLVGSLALSLSLVGVVGIALLLIPLATSRDSGVFLGLGAFVVLLLLGKSDYSFIPTVYLERAVSIGESVSVSHKAVGQLLAVFVLLSLVGMEAFRRRELRGPESIAVPGFSFSPRGLYGVFLGLSLQSRRFIAFLALTTMTAFFNFTMLGDYHSDFGIPGLLNAVISALNGVFLPFVVLPFGALSIGSAIENGTVRVLLSKPMKRRDFFLGTLLSDTLAVFIGTAFYAALIVAYALHLGAPLGRTLELGLAFGSLLFLSLLQYLALGYLLSAFMRGRKALLLSLVLAFLLGFVVPIAFVTTFGHSGELARRALYVPAPSVQYVALSSALSQKRNLPPAGIDKILNHESNLGMLIIPTFAYLTITWLRFRRADLR
- the alaS gene encoding alanine--tRNA ligase, with the protein product MSMDMTTRMFREEGWIRKRCPKCGKYFWTLDPERETCGDPPCDEYQFIGKPGIPKKYTLDEMREKFLSFFEKHGHGRVKRYPVLPRWRDDVLLVGASIMDFQPWVISGEADPPANPLTISQPSIRFTDIDNVGITGRHFTIFEMMAHHAFNYPGKPIYWMDETVELAFEFFTKELKMKAEDITFKENPWAGGGNAGPAFEVLYRGLEVATLVFMQYKKAPENADPSQVVEIKGEKYVPMETKVVDTGYGLERLVWMSHGTPTAYDAVLGYVIEPLKKMAGVEKIDGRILMENSRLAGMFDIEDMGDLRYLREQVAKRVGISVEELEKAVRPYELIYAIADHTKALTFMLADGVIPSNVKAGYLARLLIRKSIRHLRELGLEIPLSEIVAMHIKELSPTFPEFKEMEDVILDIINVEEKRYQDTLKRGSDLVKREIAKLKKRGINELPLEKLILFYESHGLTPEIVAEVAQKEGIKVHIPDNFYTLVAKQAEKTEKKTAGEYVVDFELVKDLPDTRTLYYEDPFMKEFDANVLRVIDDWVVLDKTAFYPEGGGQPYDTGVLVVNGEEVKVTNVQKVGKVILHKVERPELFKEGTKVHGRLNWDRRIQHMRHHTGTHVLMGALVRVLGKHVWQAGSQLHTDWARLDISHYKRITEEELREIERLSNRVVMENRKVTWEWLPRTEAEQKYGFRLYQGGVVPGRVIRVLRIEDWDVQACGGTHLPNTGLIGPIKILRTERIQDGVERIIFAAGEAAVNWMQETERILKKTAEIFRVPPEKVPETAERFFNEWKQAKKEAEKLRKELAKLLVYELENEVERVGEIEFIGKVVGRTIDDLREAANKLRKDKRVVVLITREGHFVVAVGDGLDLKAGELARVITSVAGGGGGGRKELAQGRIKNPLKAEEAIEEVKKRLG
- a CDS encoding ABC transporter ATP-binding protein; the protein is MLRIENLVKVYKDVRALDGLNLEVKSGQVYGFLGPNGAGKSTTILSTLGLIFPQEGRIELFGEEVFRDGEFNEAKLVKVKARIGYMPENATLWDFLTPAQTLDIIADAFKIPKAERGRRINELLDLVGLKDVRNKKVGKFSKGMRQRLLLAQALINDPELLILDEPMSGLDPKGIAEFKEIIREQRKAGKTVFFSSHILAHVEEVCDTVGVIVRGKLRLEDSIENIKREFLRKAGYTIIIETNRPVDWSSAKWNVTPLGENKYRVVAPEDVREELHDLVALQGAKILTMQVKEPSLEEIFLKLVE
- a CDS encoding ABC transporter ATP-binding protein, encoding MIEAVNLTKYYPPPFGGFFDLDSLRDFLGRPREEIPALVNLSFQVREGEIFGLLGPNGAGKTTLCKIANGLLEPSSGKLLIDGHDSFREHGKVAREMFTVFTGERDMWGVFQWRLSVYRNLQFIARLWKVPEAEMGERIEYALKLLNLWEKRNEWYQKLSAGMKQKVYIASALVVRPKYLILDEPTVFLDVITKSEIHDAIMTLVQDFGTTVILTTHDLQEAEKLSDRVLLFNKRPILEGKPEEISRKLRVPVDKKVSAIVKGKVECNRWHMARCLTKGNYTHVTAYLKINEVDEFVRVLSSKGAMQIRVEELSLGDVFLIIFGRFDRVEKL
- a CDS encoding Nif3-like dinuclear metal center hexameric protein; translated protein: MNRDELVAFLDDYLQVSAYSDKSSNGLQIEGKEEVERVAFAVDTTLRTIGMAAKGKTDMLVVHHGMIWGGLNYVTGIHYKRLKALFENGINLYVAHLPLDAHPEVGNNVGLLRLLDLEPKGPFGEYKGLSIGFWGEFKEAQPIEKVAQIIAEKLDTTVKTYEFGKREIKTVGAVSGAGAFALEEAWRKGIDLLITGEFGHADYLTAIDLPQSVLVAGHYKTETLGVKALMELLKERFGLDVFFIDEPTGL
- a CDS encoding radical SAM protein, whose product is MSGDVRPELHTFHVGGKYFVLHSPTGTLFEVDKKTYDFCRFVAELGWGDGKDRFVKEYSTSDWDSLIKEIKSDEDLRRVFYESKPPVKPYLGIIKSKISSISLNVMEDCNFACVYCYGDGGTYHTPNTRMSPEVAKKAIDLLMREGKKVVNIQFFGGEPLLNFPLIRELVQYAKEKAKEHDKVVTFSITTNGYLVTEKVIDFFLENNFTVTLSFDGPRDIQNNNRPLRGGYPTFDVVARNAEKMLERGVKVSIRATVLPEQLDRYYEIYRFFVDFGFRSVHLEPATTSTPLTEKHAKLVESALEKIAKDELEHYKEKGIVYTKLREMVHMIYSGTYRHYPCGVARSYFGVSADGKMYPCHRFVGMEKFVVGHVDDFRWENEFIQKILHHTVDKRPKCSSCPIRAYCGGGCIYNNHYYNGDVFLPDEFHCSYMFALVRWGSWLYSNLDEDWLNKVFSRSPLGGVRAEESDEAKTQKPKEVIAGV